The genomic stretch ACAATGCCTATACACAAGTTAAtacgaattttatatatttttagatgaaTCAATAGCTTGTAATTCATCAGAAAGCCGTACTTATGCGGGTATGTACACAATAAGTACTAAACCAAACTTAATTTTAGTACAGTACTGAATACAATGAACTTGCAGTTACAGTATCAAAGAAATCCTCAAGCTCAGGTGAAGACGAAGCACTATGCGCGGGCCAAAAGTCATTTATAAGCATTCATTCAACAGACCACCTCTGTCAAGTGGCAGACATCGATAATCCAGCAAATATAGAAGATTGTAACGTCGAAGTGCTAAGTTTAAATGAGGTATTTCCCTCTACCTCAGAAGAGAGCCTGTCTAACGATGAAGATGCACCTGTGCCtagaaagaaaaacaaaaacagaGGAGCAATACAAAAATCCCATTCTGAAAGTACTGGCAAGTCTCCTTACGTGCCTACTAACAGTAAATCGTCCACTATGTCAGGGCGAGAAAAAGAGTTGGAGGCACAATCTTCAGTATATTCAGATTACAATATTCCGAAAAGCACTATGTATGTTATAGGCAGTAATCCTGGAGAACCTAAAATCTCTTATCAAGATCctcctaaaaaaatatctaagacggttagttttgtttattatagatagttatatacctataactCACATTTTGAAACTTATGTTAGGTGTAAGATGTATTCCCACATGTGATCTATGTAAAATTGCAGATGAAGAAATTCCTACGCAACATTGACAAACATAAGAATGAGCAAAATACGAAAAGCGGTGAAAAGGCAATCAGTAAACTAACAACTATGCGCGGCATCCTGAAAGATGGTAGATGTGGTCCCGAATGCACGGGCGACTCTACAGCACAAGATACAGATGAttatagtaatatatttttacatctttttatagattaatatttaatattctaaatataatatgctgtTCCAAATTCCTATCCATAAATATATCCATAAAAACCATGCATTTAAGAAGCGTATCTTTACTTTAGAAGTGTCTTTTTACTTTAGAATGATTCATGCAGTATGATGTAGGTATGTGTATTAGAAGTATCTTATCAAGCTTCTCCTTTACTTTTATATCCCCCTCCTTTACTTTTATCACTATTCCTAAATAGTACATATTAGTTAGTTATCACGACCTCAGCCtaccattttattattacagctGACGACATGCTGGCCTACCAAATGGAGTGTGGACCAAATTATACGAAGCAAAGCCCAGACAAAAACGTGTCTTTTAACACACAAGTCGTGATCATTCACTTCACAGGCGACCTCTGCGTTGGACAGAGCATCGAAACTTTGAGCAAGGAAAAAGACCAGCAAGCTCGTAACTCTGAACTTAGAAAAACGTATCTAACGAAGTATAATGAACTATGGCCCACGCAAAAATAGTGTCCCAACTAACAGTTGCATGTAAcacgtttaattttatatttattttgtactattGTATTAATAACGTCGCGTTTTGTCtacgtttatttattctacATTAACTTAATTGCAAactgtaaattattatgtattctaaatttaaataaagttttttttaacaaaataacgGCTTTTTCTTTCACCATGTATGTGCCCATACGATAATTTAATTCCATTTGCATTGATAAAATGCTGATCCACAAATAAAACGACCACATAACaagaattaatttaatcaacaATCGCATCTATCACAGTGTTATTTAGAGCTAATTTTCCACAACACCAATTGCTTCACACGCTCGTACATGAAATATTTAGGAAAGTTGAGAGGTAATTGTTCCACGGTCCAATTGGAGTTTGGATCCGTTTTGACCTTGTCTAGTAAAGTTAGGAATGTTTCATAGCATGGTGCTACAGAGTCCATATGCTCTATCGTGAAAACGTAGCGTTTCTCTAGCACAATGTACAATGTCTTTGGTGGTTTTGTATTGAGCATCTTTTGTATCGTCGTCACAAACGCTGTTGTCACGTCGTCATCGTAAATTACTGAAATCGAAAAATGAACTCTTGGTACCTACAAAACTTTtgtaacggtgcatttacatcaaacaaaCATAGAGTTATTTAGAGCTAAAGCTATTGCTAATGGCATAttgagcattctttcgtgatcttttagtgtaaacgataACGataacaacgaaagaatgctctacgtcTGAAACCGTTACTCTAAATGCAATGCCAAATTTAATCAATCATTAAGTTTATGCTGGctcaaaattaacaattatttttttgtttgataatGATTATCAATAGGTCTAGAAttgattatgttattttaattcatcatATAAACTTACCATCTGcagcaataataatatcagTCTGTTGGATTTCTCTCAATAGAGTAGAATTCCAATCTGTGTTCATAAAGTCAAGTGGTAACACTTTGAATTGTGATTTGATCAGCTTTTCATTACATTTCGCATTGATTTTAATGAGCTCTAGTATGCCTCCTAAATCTATATCTGAAAGTATAAATAACCTCTTTAAATTgtaagaatttattaaaaacttttctaCTTCCAtaatacattgtttttattttttatttattttattaattatattttctaccaCAACATGCATCTTAATAATGAGcttgttatgtacctacatataagatTAGAGGATGCATGGGGCCACCCAAGAAGCTGCACCTGTTAGGAATTGCGACATCGCGCACACCTGCGCTTCCAGAGAGTGTTGCGGCAATCATCGCCACCGCGACGCTGCAGCTACCCCGCCGAGGAGGACGAGCACTCTTAGTTCTAACATCGAACGGGAGGGACGTAGGTTAAGTTAggagtaatttattatgtaattttttttacaataaataatttaaagtaaatttcggTTTTTTTTGCGCCTTCGCGGGCCGGTCGATATAATTGGCGCAGCCGGTAGGATGATCCTCGAGAGCCGTCTCTCGGAACGCGAAACTACAAGCATCGAGAATTGCCATTCCATCGGAGGGACGACGACGGGGACCAAGAACCTACATCTATTGGCCGCCGCAACGCGAAGGGTATCCGAACATTGATACTGCAAGAAAGGCCGAAATGAAAATCCTGTAAGTACACTAATTCTCTTAGTGACTTGCCATTCCTAGATTTGTAAGTTTTCCTAGATTACCCATTCACGGGAACCGAGGAACTGTAGCGCGtaggtttaaaatattaattcatcgCGAATTAATTTTcgaattttacaaaatcaaattgtaaaattcaaatatagatattaggttgataaaagattaataagtttaaatattaattaattacgaattaattaattttcaaattttgcgaattaattcatttcataattcagatatattaattaggtaaagattattatttttttatattagtttaacgaagttaataaattaaatttaatttaatatattttatattataagtataggaaattaatctaaaatgtcagatttggataaaatttttaatgcacTTAGGCTTTTGCCAGAATTCGATGGTAATGTTAACGTTTTAACaagatttatacatttaagtgACCAATTGGCTGAggaatttatagaaaaagatcccggaaatactttaaaaactgCCGCGTTATGTaatggtattttaaataaaatcactgggCCTGCAGCCCGAGTTATTAATGCAAACGGTATACCTACTACTTGGCACGGTATCAAAAGCGTATTAGTTAATAACTTTTCTGACCATAGAGATGAGACCGCCCTTTATAACGATTTAGCCTTATTAACGCAAGGTCGTAGCTCTCCTCAAGAGTTTTACGAAAAATGTCAACATCTTTTTAGTACTATAATGACGTATATAGCATTACATGAAACAGTCGTTACTACTCGTGAGGCAAAAAGGGACctgtatcaaaaattaacactACAGGCTTTCCTACGTGGCCTACGAGATCCGTTAGGCTCACGTATACGTTGCATGCGCCCCGCAACCATTGAAAAAGCATTAGAATACGTGAATGAAGAACAAAGCACTTTATACCTTCAACAACGTAATGAAACTTTTGATAGGAAACCCCACGTACCCTTTAGAATGCCGTACTCGAATGAACCGTTTTATAGACATAATGATTTTAGTGAACCTATCTCTTCTAAACTACAGCCTTTACATTCGTTCAGACCGCAATTTAAGCCACCAAATTTTAATCGAAATTTTAATCAACCACAGGGACCAGCACGTCCTACTCGTACTATGCAAATTTTCCGCGCTGCACCCCCTAACTATAACCCGCAGAGCAATACGTTCAGATTACAGCCTAAACATCCCGCGCAACCGAAACCGCATCCTATGAGTGGCGTTAGCCATTACGTTACAAAGACTTTACCACCAACACCTTTTGCACGCGCTCATGATTGGTCAAAATTTGGTAATCCACCCCCGAGTAATTACTTTAAGACTAGGGAGATGAATCATAATGAATATATAGATAACGAAGAATATTACTGTACCGATTTATATCCTTATGAggataactattataataatgaatattactGTACGGAATATGAACCTTATGTACATTGCGAACAGACAGACGCACCTGAAAATTCTGATGAAACGTGTGACGTACGTTCAGAACACGATCAGGATTTTCAGAATCCACCAAAATTAGAAAAAccaaaatagaattaaatctACACACGCAACGTCAGCTTCCttatattcaaattcataATCCTCCacttaaattgttaattgatACTGGAGCTAACCAATCTTTTCTTAGCCCTGATGCAGTACAGAGATATTTTCCTGACGTTACTCTTAATTATGACCCCTTTGAAGTAAGTAATGTTCATGCTGTAACTCGTAGTAATTATTCTATAACATTACCTAGTTTTCCTGAATTTAATGACCCTGACGATATTACATTTTTCGTTTATaaatttcacaattatttcGACGGCTTAATAGGTTCAGATTTGTTAGATAAATGGGAagcatcaattaattataaaactaaaactttaaatacttGCAATGCTACGAATCGGTTATTAGTATATGACTCACGGAACGCTAATCTTTATGAGGACGTCATACCCGCAGGAAGTAGTAAATTAGTTAGATTACCTATAGATGTTGAGAATGGAGACGCTATTATACCGGAacaaattatatgtaattgtCATATTTCTGAATGTTTAACGAAGGCGAAAAGCAATCGCGCTATCGTGGAAATTTCTAATCCAACCCGTAATGACGTAATTTTTTCAATGGATCGACCAGTATGTGCCGAGGTTTATAATAACGAGTGCACGCGCACCAAACGTTCGTCCGACCGTGTGAAACAGGTATTATCTCGCTTGCGTACTGATCACTTAAATAATGAGGAACGTTTAAATTTAGAGTCATTATGTTCACAGTATGCggatgtattttatatagaagGAGAAACCTTAACatttacgaataaaattaaGCATTCTATTAGAACTAAGGATGAAATACCGGTTTATACGAAAAGTTATCGCTATCCATTTATTCATAGACAGGAAGTACAGAATCAGATAAGTAAGATGTTAGAACAGGGTATTATTAGACCATCAGATTCAGCATGGAGCTCTCCTATTTGGGTGGTACCTAAAAAGGCAGATGCATCCGGCAAAGTTAAATGGCGTTTAGTTGTTGATTTTAGAAAGTTAAATGAGAAAACTTTGGATGACAAATATCCGATTCCTAATATTACAGATGTCTTACATAAATTGGGTAACTGTCAATACTTCACAACGTTAGATTTAGCAAGTGGGTTTTATCAAGTAGAAATGAACCCAGCTGACATTCCAAAAACCGCTTTTAGTGTAGAACATGGTCATTTTGAATTCTTAAGAATGCCCATGGGTCTAAAGAATAGTCCGTCTACTTTTCAAAGAGTAATGGATAATGTACTGAGAGAATTGCAAAATTCTATTTGCCTAGTCTACCTAGAtgatataatagtatttagCACTTCTTTACAGGAGCATATCATTAATCTTGGGAAAGTGTTTCAGAAATTGCGTGAATCcaactttaaaatacaaatggaTAAATCGGAATTTCTTAAACTCGAAACCGCGTATCTAGGTCACATTATTAGCAAAgatgggataaaacctaacccagATAAGATATCTGCCATCCAAAAGTATCCCCTTCCGAAAACTCCAACCGATATTAAACGATTTCTAGGTCTATTAGGTTATTATCGGAAATTCATACCAGATTTCGCTAAAATCACGAAGCCCATGACACAATGCTTAAAAAAGGGTTCAAAGATAACATTTTCTAAAGATTACATTGAATGTTTCGATAGgtgtaaaacattattaatgaaCGATCCAATTCTCCAGTATCCTGatttcaataaagaatttattcttACGACTGATGCGTCGAATTTAGCCATCGGTGCTGTACTCTCGCAAGGCCCCGTTGGTTCCGATAAACCAATTGCGTACGCTTCACGTACACTTAATAGTAgcgaaattaattatagtacGATTGAGAAGGAATTATTAGCAATTGTCTGGGCAACGAAATATTTCCGTCCTTACCTTTTTGGCcgcaagtttaaaattataactgaTCATAGGCCCCTTCAATGGGTCATGAATTTAAAGGAACCTAATTCCCGTCTCACACGTTGGAGGCTCAAACTTAGCGAATACGATTACAccgtaatttataagcagggAAAGCAAAATTGTAACGCCGATGCTTTATCGCGTATTCAAATTAACAATGAGGAAACAGATTCTTTAGCGGTTAATCCAACAGAAACAACACCTTCGTTAATAAGAAGAAGTTCAGATACAATTACtgttaattcaaattcaagtACGATTACTGCACATTCGAAATCAAGTACTCTTACAGCAAATTCCGACACCGTCACAGTTCATACTGACGCGGAGAACCCAATTCTAGATATACCTATAACAGATCACccgttgaataaatttaagagACAGAtagttattactttaatagatagagtaccGAGTAAGCCTATAATTTCAAAACCTTTTGAAAATCATACTAAGATAGATATTAATGTTAACAAAGCGAATATTGATAGCGAAATAGTTtcactaattaaaaaatatgtagatcCTAAGATAAAAACTGCAATTCTAGTTCATCCCCCTGATGCTATGTGTACTATAGTTCCAATAATACagagtaattttaaaagttcatgTATGGATTTAGTTCTTACAAAATTAGAATTGCAAAATGTCAAAGATTACTTTAAGCAACAGGAAATAATACGAAATTATCATGAAGGCAAAACTAACCATCGCGGAATTAACGAAACTCATTTATCTTTATCTAGGAAATACTTTTGGCCTAAAATGAAGGAAGCAgtaactaaatatattaatgagtGTAGCATATGTGGTCAAGGGAAATATGATAGAATTCCAGTAAATCCAAAATTTCGAATCGTAGTTCCTCCTACAAAACCTTTTGAAATAGTACATCTCGATTTACTTAGTATTGATTCTCAGAAATATCTCACTATAATAGATGCATTCTCTAAGTATGCTCAagcatattgtttaaaggaCGCAACCGCAATAAGCGTAGTTCAGGCTCTTTTGACGTTTGGTACACATCATGGCTTACCTATGACTGTCGTAACGGATCGAGGTCCTGAGTTCACGAACCAAATATTCAGTGAATTTGTAAGGCTTCATAGAATAAATCACCATAAGTTATTAGCTCATGCACCTAACGAAAATGGTATGGTAGAACGGCTTCACTCAACTTTATTAGAACACATACGTTTACTAAAACTTGAACGACGTGGTGAATTAATCATTAACTTAATGCCGTATGCTGTTCTTGCCTATAATAGTTCGATCCACAGTTTTACGAAGTGCAGGCCTCTTGACATTATAACCGGTCATTTAGATCCCCGCGATCCTGTAGATATCGATCTATCAGAAAATGTCTTACAGCAATATATGCAAGAACATCGCGATAGTATGCAAAaagtattcaaaattattaatgaatcgTCTTTGGAACGCCGTACTCAAATTACAGAAAACATTAATAGGAACCGCGAACCCGAAATACAGTATTATCCAGATCAACAAATTTTTGTAAGAAATCCTAGGGCTAGTCGACAAAAGACCGCACCGCGTTTTACGCACGATACTGTACTGGCTGATTTACCTattcatatctatactaagAAGAAATATGGCGCTGTTGCTAAATCTAGGCTTAAGAGGGTACCTAAATTGTTACAGAATCCTTCCTCTGATCCTGTGCCAGATTCAAGCAGAAGATCCCACCCTGACTAGCTTGGATGACGGACCTGGTATATTACCATTTAATATTGGAACTGCTAGAATTGTCACTCATTATCATTCATTtttgcaaattattaatttaaaggaTATTCGTGATAGTATAACCATAGTAAAGGatcaattaaattcattaacgCCTAATTTgcacgataaattattttcgctTTATAATTCACATATTGAACACTTGCattataagattattaaattgtCAAATCAGTTGGAAACTTTTGAACCCAATCGCATAAAGAGAGGTCTCATAGATGGTTTAGGTTCagttataaaaagtatttctgGTAATCTAGACTATACAGATGCAATTAAATATGATAccgcaattaaattattacaaaataatgagaATAAATTGGTCACAGAAATGAATAATCATATAAGCCTCAGTAAAGATTGGATAGAACAACAAtctgatattttaaacaacttaattaaaaatcaggaaaaaattgaaatagctATAAATGATTTAAAGGCCAATAATTTAAACGTTACTCTATACATAGATTTAATTCAACGCGTAGCgattttatcagataatatAGATGATATATCTGAAGAATTACAtagattagaaaatttattaggCTTTATTCGTGCGAAAAGTACGCATCATCTTATGTTCAATTCAAATTCTCTAAAAGAAatgctaaataaattacacaaatttTATGGTAAAGAGCAAATCCCTCAAGTTAATTATAgagaatattttgatttagttAAACTAggctattattatagtaataggAATATAGTTATAGTTTTTATGTTCCCGGTTGTCCTTCCTGCTacctttgaattatttaaattatccaTAGTTCCTAATAAAGATAGTAAAGTCCTAATTCCACCCTATCCTTTTGTGGCAATTCACAACGAGGATTTTATGTACATGGAGGCAGAATGCCCGAAGTCTGGCCTAGGGTATCTATGTGAGGACAAGCTGAACCATCATCGATCCAAAAATGACTGCGTGTATCACCTTATTACCACGCAACGAGTCGTCGCATCTTGTCTCTTCACGCCTGTGGAGCTCGGAGCGCCCGCACTAGAAAAATTAGACGACGCCCACTACGTCATCAGTTTCCCCAAGCCATCAAAAATCCACTTATCATGCTCGCAAGATCAATATGACGTCATTAAAGGAAGCTACTTAGCCACAATACCAAAAAACTGCATTCTTCAAACGGAGGCTTTCAAGATAGTCAATCGAGAAGACCATATCAAAGGACAGATAATGAAAATTGCAAACCTGCCAGATTCCAGCCAATATAATACAGATGAAGAAGTTCTGAAGTTGAATTCGATAAATTTGGATAAATTACACGCTAGTAACAGAGCTATATCAATGGAAATGCCTATCAGTACTAACAACGGATACGAGATTCTCTATATGCAGCCTTCCATAATACCGatatatgttatattaataacgaGTGCAGTTGCCCTAGTGACATGGTACATCGTACGAAGACTGCGTACATCAAAGCCTATTACTACGAGTGTTCATGGTAATcaaaaagaagaaatagaaCATCAATCGGCGGAGGGTGAAATTTCAGCGATATTAACGAGCCTTGCCCGCCAATAATCGCTGAACTTCAGGAGGGAggtgttatgtacctacatataagatTAGAGGATGCATGGGGCCACCCAAGAAGCTGCACCTGTTAGGAATTGCGACATCGCGCACACCTGCGCTTCCAGAGAGTGTTGCGGCAATCATCGCCACCGCGACGCTGCAGCTACCCCGCCGAGGAGGACGAGCACTCTTAGTTCTAACATCGAACGGGAGGGACGTAGGTTAAGTTAggagtaatttattatgtaattttttttacaataaataatttaaagtaaatttcggTTTTTTTTGCGCCTTCGCGGGCCGGTCGATATAATTAgctagaaaataataaattccttACCAGTACACACAACTTTCTTAGCATATATAGCTGCTACAAAACTTGTAAGGCCTGTGCCAGCACCTAGTTCTAGAACAGTTTTCCCAGTTAAATCCCCATTAATACCCAGATGTATCAATAGATCTCCAAGTAGGAAAGCCCCTCGCCACACTTGCAAACCCACTAGTGCAATTTTAGTCTTTGCACTATGCTCtgaaaatacagataaataagtAGTTGATGCTGGAATGCTTGGACTAATAAACTTTTTCTTGAggcattataaaaatattgtttaaagatTACAAACATAAAGAAAAGGTTTTGATGGTGTTGTTAGTTTTTTGGAGataaattcaaaaacaaatacagtAT from Colias croceus chromosome 9, ilColCroc2.1 encodes the following:
- the LOC123694368 gene encoding uncharacterized protein LOC123694368 isoform X2, whose protein sequence is MSHSKNANKLTDKCRIDTPINDSVEGGDESIACNSSESRTYAVSKKSSSSGEDEALCAGQKSFISIHSTDHLCQVADIDNPANIEDCNVEVLSLNEVFPSTSEESLSNDEDAPVPRKKNKNRGAIQKSHSESTGKSPYVPTNSKSSTMSGREKELEAQSSVYSDYNIPKSTMYVIGSNPGEPKISYQDPPKKISKTMKKFLRNIDKHKNEQNTKSGEKAISKLTTMRGILKDGRCGPECTGDSTAQDTDDYTDDMLAYQMECGPNYTKQSPDKNVSFNTQVVIIHFTGDLCVGQSIETLSKEKDQQARNSELRKTYLTKYNELWPTQK
- the LOC123694368 gene encoding uncharacterized protein LOC123694368 isoform X1, which encodes MSHSKNANKLTDKCRIDTPINDSVEGGDESIACNSSESRTYAVTVSKKSSSSGEDEALCAGQKSFISIHSTDHLCQVADIDNPANIEDCNVEVLSLNEVFPSTSEESLSNDEDAPVPRKKNKNRGAIQKSHSESTGKSPYVPTNSKSSTMSGREKELEAQSSVYSDYNIPKSTMYVIGSNPGEPKISYQDPPKKISKTMKKFLRNIDKHKNEQNTKSGEKAISKLTTMRGILKDGRCGPECTGDSTAQDTDDYTDDMLAYQMECGPNYTKQSPDKNVSFNTQVVIIHFTGDLCVGQSIETLSKEKDQQARNSELRKTYLTKYNELWPTQK
- the LOC123694376 gene encoding methyltransferase-like protein 22; this translates as MSEMTVVSEIYDEYNYKTECKPSKNGNVISQFPLLLPRGKSKANFDKDDDLDLERPNKEVIKIEHSAKTKIALVGLQVWRGAFLLGDLLIHLGINGDLTGKTVLELGAGTGLTSFVAAIYAKKVVCTDIDLGGILELIKINAKCNEKLIKSQFKVLPLDFMNTDWNSTLLREIQQTDIIIAADVIYDDDVTTAFVTTIQKMLNTKPPKTLYIVLEKRYVFTIEHMDSVAPCYETFLTLLDKVKTDPNSNWTVEQLPLNFPKYFMYERVKQLVLWKISSK